In the uncultured Methanobacterium sp. genome, one interval contains:
- a CDS encoding acetoacetate decarboxylase family protein, with protein sequence MFKMENDFTYLMPVHFGGGKFDPDAKIIQKTQTLAINYETDQALLENYIPEGFELMAPEVQVVFSKFSQINWLQGGQYNLINVAAPVRFHGKTDELDGSYTLVVWENKTAPILGGREQTGIPKIFADIEDLHILKPHYATNVSYEGNTFLNMDFEAEGEISGNELETLKSMFISQNTLGWRYIPKVGAPGAELSQFVLYPQGIQVETAQSGKGNLKWTEMTPMQNPNQFWIINSLAALPIKKVTQSILLEGQAILRAMGARVIE encoded by the coding sequence ATGTTTAAAATGGAAAACGACTTCACTTACTTAATGCCCGTCCATTTCGGTGGTGGGAAATTTGATCCGGATGCCAAGATCATCCAGAAAACACAGACTCTGGCAATTAATTATGAAACTGATCAGGCACTTCTTGAAAATTACATTCCAGAAGGGTTTGAATTAATGGCTCCCGAAGTCCAGGTGGTTTTCAGTAAGTTTTCCCAGATCAACTGGCTGCAGGGTGGACAGTACAATCTGATTAACGTGGCAGCACCAGTCCGTTTCCATGGAAAAACGGATGAACTGGATGGATCCTACACCCTGGTGGTTTGGGAAAACAAAACCGCACCTATACTGGGCGGGAGAGAACAGACTGGAATCCCCAAGATCTTTGCAGATATTGAAGACCTGCACATTTTAAAGCCGCACTATGCCACCAATGTCAGTTATGAAGGGAACACCTTCCTGAATATGGACTTTGAAGCAGAAGGGGAAATATCCGGTAATGAATTGGAAACCCTGAAATCAATGTTTATATCCCAAAACACTCTAGGCTGGAGATACATTCCAAAGGTTGGAGCACCGGGGGCAGAATTAAGTCAGTTTGTACTTTATCCCCAGGGCATTCAGGTGGAAACCGCTCAAAGTGGGAAAGGGAACCTTAAATGGACTGAAATGACACCGATGCAGAATCCCAATCAGTTCTGGATCATAAACAGCCTCGCAGCTCTGCCTATAAAAAAGGTAACTCAATCCATATTGTTGGAAGGGCAGGCCATACTCCGTGCCATGGGTGCTAGGGTCATTGAATAA
- a CDS encoding 4Fe-4S dicluster domain-containing protein, translating into MKAWLNFSPSIVNKTVISDLIKNFDVTFNILKADITPKGGKMLIEISGSEAEEGIKYMEKEGIQLNPIKKVVKKDEEKCMDCGECISLCPVNAIKMDEDWTVELDNQKCIGCGFCTTSCPTKAIKIAD; encoded by the coding sequence ATGAAAGCCTGGCTTAACTTTTCCCCCAGTATAGTGAATAAGACCGTGATCTCTGACCTGATAAAGAACTTCGACGTGACCTTCAACATATTAAAAGCAGATATCACCCCCAAAGGGGGTAAGATGCTCATTGAAATCAGTGGCAGTGAAGCAGAAGAAGGAATCAAGTACATGGAGAAGGAGGGTATCCAGCTTAATCCCATTAAGAAAGTGGTTAAAAAGGATGAAGAAAAATGTATGGATTGTGGTGAATGCATCAGCCTGTGTCCAGTAAATGCCATCAAAATGGATGAAGACTGGACTGTGGAACTGGACAACCAGAAATGCATTGGTTGCGGATTCTGCACTACTTCCTGCCCTACCAAGGCAATTAAAATTGCTGATTAA
- a CDS encoding TIGR00296 family protein encodes MVISDGEGEFLVKLARNAIETYITRKEIINLPPDLNPILNEEMGAFVTLTRNGDLRGCIGYPEPVKPLAHAVVEVAISAATGDPRFPPVTAIELKEIQVEVSVLTKPELIEVQKPAQYLEKVEVGRDGLIVERGMYRGLLLPQVPVEWNWDIEEFLANTCMKAGLPSDCWLEGGVKIYSFQSQIFSE; translated from the coding sequence ATGGTGATAAGTGATGGAGAAGGGGAATTTTTGGTAAAATTAGCAAGAAACGCCATTGAAACTTACATAACTCGTAAAGAGATCATAAACCTTCCTCCTGATCTTAATCCTATCTTAAATGAGGAAATGGGGGCATTTGTAACCTTAACCCGTAATGGGGATTTAAGGGGTTGCATTGGATACCCCGAACCGGTAAAACCTCTGGCCCATGCAGTAGTGGAGGTAGCTATAAGTGCAGCCACTGGAGACCCCAGATTCCCACCAGTCACTGCAATAGAGCTGAAGGAGATCCAAGTGGAAGTCAGTGTGCTCACCAAACCAGAACTGATTGAGGTTCAAAAACCTGCACAGTACTTAGAAAAGGTAGAAGTGGGCAGGGATGGGCTCATTGTCGAGAGGGGGATGTATCGTGGTCTGTTGCTCCCCCAGGTTCCAGTGGAGTGGAACTGGGACATCGAAGAATTCCTGGCCAACACCTGTATGAAAGCGGGTTTACCCTCGGACTGCTGGTTAGAGGGAGGTGTGAAGATTTATAGTTTCCAATCCCAGATCTTTTCTGAATAG
- a CDS encoding homocysteine biosynthesis protein, which produces MKTIEEINQKIKDGDAVVVTASEMTRIVQEKGAGEAAEEVDVVTTGTFGAMCSSGAFFNFGHSDPPIKMSRTYLNGVEAYSGLAAVDAYVGATQPHRNPDIGLDYGGAHLLEDLVRGKEVELVAEAYGTDCYPRTNVNTFLSLENLNQAVMVNPRNCYQNYAAATNSTEETIYTYMGTLLPQMGNVSYSSAGELSPLLNDPYFQTIGLGTRIFLCGSQGYIMGEGTQHATDGERRNGVPVDSAGTLMLKGDLKKMDADYLRGATMPKYGPTLYVGAGIPIPVLNEDIASRTGISDEDITCNIYDYGVPRRSRPAVTETNYQDLRTGKIEINGNDIQTSPLSSFKKALEVAEELKKWIDNGEFFLTNPVNNLPSSGFTVKPLEIKRPSIMVRDLKIKPVITARAEEAISGVARKMVKNNINHLPVVDHADRLMGIVTSWDIAHAVAKDSRKLTDVMTKKVIVAMEDEPVELIARRIDKHEISGVPIVDRENRVKGMITAEDISRLLCSQNNKEGGSQ; this is translated from the coding sequence GTGAAGACCATAGAGGAAATAAACCAGAAAATTAAAGACGGGGACGCAGTGGTGGTTACTGCTAGTGAGATGACCCGTATTGTACAGGAGAAAGGTGCAGGAGAAGCTGCAGAAGAGGTGGATGTTGTCACCACCGGTACATTCGGTGCTATGTGTTCTTCCGGTGCATTTTTCAACTTTGGACACTCTGATCCACCTATAAAGATGAGTCGCACTTACTTAAATGGTGTTGAGGCTTATTCTGGTCTGGCTGCTGTGGATGCCTATGTTGGGGCCACTCAACCCCATCGTAACCCTGATATTGGTCTGGATTATGGTGGTGCCCATCTATTGGAAGATCTGGTCCGGGGAAAAGAGGTTGAACTGGTGGCAGAAGCCTACGGAACTGATTGTTATCCCCGTACCAATGTTAATACTTTCCTCAGTCTGGAAAACCTTAACCAGGCAGTCATGGTTAACCCCAGGAACTGTTATCAGAACTACGCTGCAGCCACCAACTCCACTGAGGAAACCATTTACACTTACATGGGCACCCTCTTACCCCAGATGGGTAATGTGAGTTACTCCAGTGCCGGGGAGCTCAGCCCACTTTTAAATGACCCCTACTTCCAGACCATTGGTCTGGGCACCAGGATATTCCTGTGTGGAAGCCAGGGGTATATTATGGGAGAGGGAACTCAGCACGCCACTGATGGTGAGCGCAGGAATGGTGTTCCTGTAGATTCAGCCGGTACACTGATGCTCAAGGGTGACCTTAAAAAGATGGATGCAGATTATCTTCGTGGAGCTACCATGCCCAAGTACGGTCCCACATTATACGTGGGGGCTGGTATTCCCATTCCAGTTTTAAATGAGGATATTGCCAGTCGTACCGGTATCAGTGATGAGGATATAACCTGTAATATTTATGATTATGGTGTTCCCCGCCGGAGCCGTCCTGCAGTGACCGAAACAAATTACCAGGATCTTCGAACCGGTAAAATTGAAATCAATGGAAATGATATACAGACATCCCCACTTTCCTCCTTTAAAAAGGCACTGGAAGTAGCAGAGGAACTTAAAAAATGGATTGATAATGGTGAATTCTTCCTGACCAATCCAGTGAATAATTTACCATCCTCAGGATTCACAGTCAAACCCCTTGAGATTAAACGACCATCCATAATGGTGCGAGACTTGAAGATCAAACCAGTGATCACTGCCCGGGCAGAAGAAGCTATTTCTGGTGTTGCCCGGAAAATGGTGAAAAACAACATCAACCACCTGCCAGTGGTGGACCATGCAGACCGACTCATGGGTATTGTAACCAGCTGGGATATTGCCCATGCCGTGGCCAAGGATAGCCGGAAGCTCACCGATGTAATGACCAAAAAGGTGATTGTGGCCATGGAGGATGAACCAGTGGAGTTAATTGCCCGACGCATTGATAAACATGAAATATCCGGTGTGCCCATAGTGGACCGGGAAAACCGGGTTAAAGGCATGATTACTGCCGAGGACATCTCCAGACTACTTTGCTCACAGAACAACAAGGAAGGTGGTTCCCAATGA
- a CDS encoding SDR family oxidoreductase, whose translation MNKYSWNDAITGMNAKTGMGKNANISLRSNGNKSIRKGTNGVDIMSNSGYYQDKICIVTGANSGIGFALSEELLKRGATVYMAGRNPEKVAEAARELSEFKDHIHTIIVDVTVQEQVENAINDTVAETGRLDFLFNNAGVGGTLQFETATMEDWKNIINVNLWSVIYGVHTAVPIMLEQGYGHIINTSSIAGITPPPFQALYSLTKYGVTGLTECLRYEYAEKGLHFSTICPANIATPIFKKSIDGTTHDEIKIPDDAYPVDKAAKLILDRVAEYKGIIVVPEEPYTEMWKKYIQGDEEMEEIMMKMARDRRAAYEKGGNYY comes from the coding sequence ATGAATAAATATAGCTGGAATGATGCAATAACTGGAATGAATGCGAAAACTGGAATGGGAAAAAATGCCAATATATCGCTGAGAAGTAATGGAAATAAGAGTATAAGAAAGGGGACAAATGGAGTGGATATTATGAGTAATTCAGGATACTATCAGGACAAAATCTGTATTGTGACCGGTGCAAACTCAGGTATAGGATTTGCATTGAGTGAAGAACTCTTAAAAAGAGGAGCAACTGTTTACATGGCCGGACGCAACCCAGAAAAGGTTGCAGAGGCTGCTCGGGAACTCTCAGAATTTAAGGATCATATTCATACCATCATTGTGGATGTAACAGTCCAGGAACAGGTTGAAAATGCCATTAATGACACAGTAGCAGAAACTGGTAGGCTGGATTTCTTATTCAACAATGCTGGTGTTGGTGGTACCCTCCAGTTTGAAACTGCTACCATGGAAGACTGGAAAAACATTATTAATGTCAATTTGTGGAGTGTTATTTACGGTGTTCACACTGCTGTGCCCATCATGCTGGAACAGGGTTACGGTCACATTATTAACACCAGCTCCATTGCCGGAATCACGCCCCCACCATTCCAGGCACTTTACTCCCTAACCAAGTATGGTGTTACCGGTCTCACTGAATGTTTAAGGTATGAATATGCAGAAAAAGGCCTTCATTTCTCAACTATCTGTCCAGCCAACATTGCCACACCCATCTTCAAAAAATCAATTGACGGCACCACCCATGATGAAATCAAGATTCCCGATGATGCATATCCAGTGGATAAGGCCGCAAAACTTATCCTGGACAGGGTTGCAGAATACAAAGGAATCATTGTGGTTCCAGAAGAACCCTACACTGAAATGTGGAAAAAATACATCCAGGGAGATGAGGAGATGGAAGAAATCATGATGAAAATGGCACGTGACCGCAGAGCAGCCTATGAAAAAGGGGGAAACTACTACTAG
- a CDS encoding TldD/PmbA family protein has translation MKEELDLDLLEKTLKSVEKHVDYADMRVNESENTVIVMKDGKIQEIRSGSNLGACIRVLKGGAWGFSYTTRLDRLDHVAESALKLASALSSDVKLTPAEVKTDKISSNARIKLSDVSLEDKKSVMTEVEQAAHLDKVVSTTVNYVDSEGTTIFLNSEGSSITMEENRVALFLNAVAASESGIQFGHKSTGGAKGFEVIEAEDLELMGRTAATKAVRLLDASLPPSGRYPIIMDPELTGVFIHEAVGHASEADLILQNDSILKGKMGTQIGSPLVTIVDDASMDAFGYYAYDAEGTKTSENVLVQDGVLTSLLSSRETAAKLNISSSGNARSGVGDQPIVRMSNTYLKPGQMSFEELIEDMKHGIYLKGSRGGQVDTGKGVFQFNAAESFLIENGEVKDPLRDVSLSGNILEILQKVDAVASDFHLGVGFCGKAGQTAPVGDGGPHTRVSEATVGGAS, from the coding sequence ATGAAAGAAGAGTTAGATCTGGATTTACTGGAAAAAACACTGAAATCAGTGGAAAAACATGTTGACTACGCTGATATGCGGGTTAATGAGAGTGAAAACACTGTTATTGTAATGAAGGATGGAAAGATCCAGGAAATCAGATCAGGATCAAATCTGGGGGCATGTATCCGTGTATTAAAAGGCGGGGCATGGGGATTTTCATACACCACCCGGCTGGACCGTCTTGATCACGTTGCAGAATCTGCACTTAAACTGGCCAGTGCCCTTTCCAGTGATGTGAAACTGACACCGGCTGAGGTAAAAACTGACAAAATATCTTCCAATGCCCGTATTAAACTATCTGATGTGTCTCTTGAGGATAAAAAAAGTGTCATGACCGAGGTGGAACAGGCTGCCCATCTGGATAAGGTGGTAAGCACCACTGTCAATTATGTAGATTCTGAAGGGACCACCATCTTCCTGAATTCGGAAGGATCCTCAATTACCATGGAAGAAAACAGGGTGGCTTTGTTTTTAAATGCTGTAGCTGCATCAGAAAGTGGCATCCAATTTGGACACAAGAGCACTGGTGGTGCAAAGGGTTTTGAAGTTATTGAAGCCGAGGACCTGGAACTAATGGGAAGAACCGCTGCTACCAAGGCAGTCCGGTTACTGGATGCCAGTCTACCTCCATCCGGACGCTATCCTATAATTATGGACCCGGAACTCACCGGAGTCTTTATCCATGAAGCAGTGGGTCATGCCTCTGAGGCGGACCTGATACTGCAGAATGACTCCATTTTAAAGGGAAAAATGGGAACTCAAATTGGCTCACCTCTGGTTACCATTGTAGATGATGCCAGTATGGATGCATTTGGCTATTATGCTTACGATGCAGAGGGTACCAAGACCAGTGAAAACGTACTGGTTCAAGATGGTGTGTTGACATCCCTTCTAAGCTCCAGGGAAACAGCAGCCAAACTCAACATATCCTCCAGTGGAAACGCACGCTCTGGAGTGGGTGATCAACCCATAGTCCGTATGAGCAACACCTACCTTAAACCCGGCCAGATGAGCTTCGAAGAACTAATTGAAGATATGAAGCATGGAATATACCTTAAAGGATCACGGGGTGGTCAGGTAGACACTGGTAAAGGTGTTTTCCAGTTTAATGCTGCTGAATCATTCCTAATAGAAAATGGTGAAGTTAAAGATCCCCTCCGTGATGTGTCTCTATCTGGGAATATTCTGGAAATACTGCAGAAAGTGGATGCGGTCGCATCTGACTTCCATTTAGGAGTAGGTTTCTGTGGTAAAGCCGGTCAAACCGCTCCAGTTGGAGATGGAGGCCCACACACCCGTGTCAGCGAAGCAACAGTTGGAGGGGCCAGCTGA